The genomic window acattaatgaaaCATCGGACAAGTCACAAGTGAAACGGAGGGCCGTGTTATTGTCGGCTTTATCCGAAGATACCTACCGCATTCTTCGGGATTTAGTGGCACCAAAGGAGGTTGACGTCGCGGAATACAAGGTCTTGTTAGAACATCTTGACGCTCATTTCACGCCCAAGAAGAGTACTTTTGCGGAACGTTACACTTTCTACAAGGCTGAACAGCGTCCAAGTGAAGAATTGCCAGATTGGGCCGCGCGAGTGCGTAGCCTGGCCCAATACTGTGGTTTTAAATCGGAGCTAGACAATGTGTTACGTGACAGGTTCGTCTTAGGGTTGGAGAAcgtgaaagaaaaagaaaaattatttgCCGAAAGCGTTGACACTTTGACGTTTAGCAAGGCTATAGAATTAGCGCAAAGTGTACGTTGTGCGAGATTAGCGTTGAAAAAAACGCAACAGTCGGTGCCCGAAACTCCAGTGTTTACCGTAAATACGTCGCGCACGCAACGTAACCCTCGTGCTAGTTTGGAAAGTTGTGAAGTTTGCGGCTACAAAAATCATGCTAAAGAACAGTgtcgttttattaattatacgtGTCAAAAGTGTAAACAGAAGGGACATTTAAAGAAAATGTGCAAGTCCAAAGTGCGAAGGAATTATTTTATAGCAGAGGAGGATAACGATATTATTCAAGGTGAGAgtgtttacaatattataacagtTAATGGTGAACCGATGATACAGATCGTCACGATAGCGGGCGAGCCTATTAGTTGCGAGATTGACAGTGGGAGCGCGGTATCATTATTGCCCCATAACATCTTCGATAGGTATTTCTCCAAGTACGAGTTAAAATCGCCAAAGGTCGTATTGAAGTGTTATAATAGAAGCAAATTGGCACTTAAAGGCACCGTTACCTTACCCGTCACTTATGATGGGGAAACTAACCAGGTTATGTTTTTTGTTAGTGCGGAGAGCGATAATCGACCTACTTTACTAGGGCGCGATTTTTTTAAGGCATTTAGTTTGCAAATTTGTAAACAAAGCGTTAACAATATAGTAGAAGATGACTTAGGTTCTAAAATTATGACTAAGTATTCTAAGTTATTCGCAGACGAACTCGGTTGTTTTAACAAATATAAAGTTACTCTCAAGGTTAAGCCGAATATGCCTCTAAAGTTTTTTAAGCCTCGCCCAGTGCCGTTGCCGTTGAAAGGTAAAGTAGAAGCGGAAATTCAGCGTTTAGTGGATTTAGGGATACTCGAGAAAGTAGATCACGCCGATGTCGCGACGCCGATAGTACCTGTATTGCGCGCCGACGGAAATATTAGGATTTGTGGGGACTATTCGGTTACGTTAAATAAGGCGTTATATGTTGACAACTACCCGGTTCCGCGTATTGAAGATTTGTTTGCTAGGCTATATGGAGGGGAAGAGTTCTCGAAACTCGACCTCTCTAGAGCGTATAATCAGCTGGAATTGGACGAGTCCCGAGACTTAACTTGTATAAACACCCATAAGGGCTTATTTCGTTATAACCGTTTAGTTTTTGGGCTCACAAATGCGCCGTATATATTTCAACAGACACTCGAAAGCGTACTCGGCGACATAGACGGagtttgtatatttattgacGACATACTGGTGACTGGTGAAAACcgtgaaattcatataaaaaggCTCGAACAGGTTTTGAGTAGGTTAGAGGACGCCGGTCTACGACTAAAACGAGATAAGTGCGATCTATTTCAAAAATCTGTCGAGTATCTCGGTTTTATTATTGATAAACACGGGTTGCATAAGTCACCCAAGAAAGTGGAAGCTATTTTAAAGTGTGTACCTCCTAAGAATACTACCGAACTCAAGTCTTTCCTGGGCTTAGTTAATTATTACAGATGCTTTGTGCCCAACACGTCCAGCGTTTTAAAGCCTTTGTATTCGCTTCTAAGGAATGATGCAAAATGGGAGTGGACCAAACAGCAAGAAAAAGCGTTTAAAAGTATTAAGGAGGAGATGGGTTCCGAGAGGGTCCTCGCGCACTACAACCCCGAATTAGTGACGGTTGTGACAGCTGATGCTGGCCCCGCTGGCCTTGGGGCCATTTTATCGCAGACGCAGCCCTCTGGCGAAGAACGCGTGGTCGCTTACGCTTCTCGTTCCCTTTCAAAAGCAGAGTGTAACTACGCTCAAATACAAAAAGAGGCTGCGAGTTTGGTATTTGCGGTGAAAAAATTTCACCACTACTTGTATGGCCGCGACGTGCCATTTGTCCTACGCACGGACCACAAACCTCTTATTACTATTTTTGGCGATAAAAAGGGCATACCGGAAATGGCTGCAAATCGTTTACAGAGATACGCGTTGTTTTTGTCGAGTTACAACTTTAATATTGAGTACATAAAAAGCGAAGAAAATGTCGCGGATTTTCTTTCGCGTTCGATAGCCAGTTATTCTTCGACGGTTGAACAGAGTGATAGTCAACTCGTAGATATGTgtttatacataaattatttcacagaTAGCATGCTTAAACCGGTTACTTTGTCAGATGTGAGAGAGGCAACCACGTCTGATAGTATTCTTAATGAGGTCAGACAGTACATCATAAAAGGGTGGCCGCGTGTAACAAATGAAACGTTAAAACCATATTTTAATTGTAGACTTGAGCTTCACGTTGAAAATGGGTGTATTCTTAGGGGACACAAATTGATAATTCCACAGGAATTCCGGGAGCAAATTTTAGAGGAATTACATAGTTCTCATTTTGGTGTCGTCAAAACAAAGACTGAAGCGCGGTCACGAATGTGGTGGCCGGATATTGACAAACATATAGAACAAAAGATAGGCTCATGTAGTATCTGTAATGCGATGCGGAAGACCCCGCCCCGTTCCTCGCTCGCGGTGTGGCCATACCCTAAGCGTCCTTGGAGTCGTGTGCATATGGATATGTTTTCAATTGACGGGAAACAATATTTAGCTATAATCGATGCGCACTCAAAGTGGGTCGAATGTTTCCATATGCAATCAACGGACACAAAAGCGATCATTGATAGGCTAGTGGAGGTAAATAGTCGATTTGGGACAATGCATGTTTTAGTAACTGATAACGCggcaaatttttgttccaaggAATTGGATACCTATTGCTTAGCTAATGGCATAAAACATTTAACAAGTCCTCCTTACCATCCCCAATCGAACGGCCAATCAGAGAATAGTGTCGGTTTCCTAAAAAGgggcataaaaataataatggcaAGTAGCAACAACACGGAGCCTATAACCAGGCGAATAGGTAagctattatttaatataaggaATTCCGTTCATTGCACAACCGGTTTTTCGCCTGCACAGCTGATGTTTGGCCGCCCGCTCCGTTGTCGTCTCGATCTGTTGCAGTCGGTGAGTTCAAACTCGACTGATAACGATTTGCTTAGTAACAAGTATGACTCACACTCATTTCCGATGATGTCGTTGTCCGCCGAAGCTAACCAAAATGTTTCTTTTAAACAGATCTCacaaattaagaactatggaGGGCGGCGGAAGGTGTGTTTTAAGGAAGGAGATCAGGTGTTAGttaaacatatatttagtaACGGTAATAAGCACGTATGGAAGAAAGGTTGTATACAAAAAACAATAGGTAATATGTTATATTTAGTCCATATAATAGATTTAGATATCATTGTTAAGAAACATGTAGATCAATTACTGTTGTACAAGGGAAGTCAAACTGTGTGTACTACTAGTGATAACCAAAACATTTCAGAGCTGGAAATAACAATTAATGAGTCTTTATCTCCAGATCATGAACCAGTGGCACAACCAGCGATCGAAGGCCAGAGCCCTGAGTCAAGTTTACTCGAAATTGGGAATGAGTCGGATGAGCCTTGTCAATCGCTGGTACCGAGGGAAAGTGCACCCCCCGCCTCCGTAGTCTCGCCTGTTGCCAGGCCGGTGTCTGATGATGATGTTTTTATGGACTGTGGGACGGAGGGTACCGAGACCATCTTGGATCCTACGACGGATGCCGATCGTAATATCCGAGCCACTCGGAATCCTAACCCAGTTTATAAATGAGTACCGATGCCCATTTTAGTACATAAGTTTTCTAATgtatttattagattattttaattttaagaagcTTTCTTTGCTATTGGTGGAGGAATTGTTATGTTTTCATATAGAGGGTAGATGTAACCTAAGTCAGTCTGTGTTCGAACATTAAATGTAGCACATCAGTGTCCTAGAATTTGGAGTTTTCTTTGGAAACCTATGTCAAGACACAACACTAACCTTAAGTGGAAACAAATCACTCGCTGTTTACAAGTAGGTATATCAGGTACTTAACTAATGGTACttgtattttaactataaaactcccgtgagactcaaacatattagattattttaaaaccgggtcactcacgtattattaagtcgaatagctcgacatgttatgttatgtgtgacattggagcgaaacatgtcgagctattcgacttaataatacgtgagtgacccggttttaaaataatctaatatggtaCTTGTATTTGTTAGAATATCATATCGATACTCTTGGCTTGTCAAATTTGTCAGATTTTTTGGTCGTCtttgtttcaaattttttgTACCAATCAAGTCTACTTTCTGGTCGTCAAAAGTCTATAATGGGCCAACTGTATTTTTTGGCGATTAAAAGTCTACTAGACCaattagaagaagaagaaaaacatCCACTTATTTACTGTCCCACCGCCCACCCATCTTCGAAAGTTTCCCACCAGTCTCTGTCAAATGCGTCAAGCTCGTCCCGCCAGATCTACAGTGGCGCCTTACAATCTGTGGATCTGCATATAATATACTCTGGTACATAGGACTATAAAGTTACGAAAAACATACACATATAGTATACGTTTGCATACGAAGTCCAGCAATGTGTGCGATAAGGAAAAGGCTTTGACTCAccttaatgttttaatttgcaAGCAAGGTAGTTTGTTATTTTGCCACAACCTTTAGGAGTTACTTTAGTATACCTACATCTGTATTTTTGACGACAAAGAGTCTATACAATACCTGTATTTTTTGGCGACCAAAAGTCTAAGTATACGGGACCCACTGTATTATTCTTCAAGAAGCgagtatttagggttctcaagggtcggcaatgcttaagtggctcctgtgatgttgcttacgtccatgggcgacgatgactgcttcccatcaggcggctcgtctgctcgtttgctgaatatcacataaaaaataataatattggaagATCAAAAATTTATAGGGAACGAactacatt from Cydia strobilella chromosome 23, ilCydStro3.1, whole genome shotgun sequence includes these protein-coding regions:
- the LOC134751827 gene encoding uncharacterized protein LOC134751827, producing MASTSANVMFGSSLNFDHRIHEWSIFKSKLFQFCTVNDINETSDKSQVKRRAVLLSALSEDTYRILRDLVAPKEVDVAEYKVLLEHLDAHFTPKKSTFAERYTFYKAEQRPSEELPDWAARVRSLAQYCGFKSELDNVLRDRFVLGLENVKEKEKLFAESVDTLTFSKAIELAQSVRCARLALKKTQQSVPETPVFTVNTSRTQRNPRASLESCEVCGYKNHAKEQCRFINYTCQKCKQKGHLKKMCKSKVRRNYFIAEEDNDIIQDLTN